The Thermotoga neapolitana DSM 4359 sequence GAAAAGAAGGTTGATCGGATGGATACTGTTTATTGTAGCTCTTGCAATAGTTGCAATTGAATTGTTTCCCATACTGATAATTATCCTGAACGGTTTTAAAAAGGATATAGACATATGGAGCAGAAACCCGTTTTATTTCAAACCTACTCTTTCCAGCTATAAGAAAGTGTTTGAAAACGAAGATTTTGTAAGAGGTTTGAAGAATTCTTTAATTGCTGCGAGTATTTCTTCATTTGTCTCGGTGTTTTTCGGATCCATGGCCTCCTACGGACTGTCCAGATACAGATTCAAAATCAACGATTGGCTGATCTTTCTTCTTCTGTTGTTGCGCATGGTCCCTCAAATAACACTGTCTCTTCCTTTTTACATCATATTCAAGAAGATGGGGCTAAGTGACAACATCTTAGGTTTGTCTCTTGCTCACATAAGCTTCAATTTACCATATTCCGTAGCTCTGCTGCTACCTTTCTTTGAAGGAATACCACGCGATTATGAAGAGGCAGCAAAAATCGATGGATGCAGGGATTTTCAAATTTACTGGAAAATATTCTTCCCATTGGCATCAGCGGGAATAGTGGTTGCAGCAGTTTTCACCTTTTTGATGTCCTGGAACGAATTCATTTACGCTCTTGTATTAACCGGTGTGAGGGCAAAAACA is a genomic window containing:
- a CDS encoding carbohydrate ABC transporter permease, whose amino-acid sequence is MKRRLIGWILFIVALAIVAIELFPILIIILNGFKKDIDIWSRNPFYFKPTLSSYKKVFENEDFVRGLKNSLIAASISSFVSVFFGSMASYGLSRYRFKINDWLIFLLLLLRMVPQITLSLPFYIIFKKMGLSDNILGLSLAHISFNLPYSVALLLPFFEGIPRDYEEAAKIDGCRDFQIYWKIFFPLASAGIVVAAVFTFLMSWNEFIYALVLTGVRAKTAPVAVNGFLGQYAPLWGQLSAAGTIMLIPVFAITLGFQRYIIKGLSAGGIKG